The following are encoded together in the Anoplopoma fimbria isolate UVic2021 breed Golden Eagle Sablefish chromosome 9, Afim_UVic_2022, whole genome shotgun sequence genome:
- the LOC129095871 gene encoding polymeric immunoglobulin receptor-like, translated as MKMWSLQSLLFTLCIALSLVRSAAGLIRVSGYKGGEVKVSCPYGQGYESYEKYLCKNACSDEDVLIKTTQSNKNKYSIHDDNQKKVFTTTISELSLTDAGQYWCGVTRNGKDIYTEVNLEVGQDSCCDQSTKVQSYEESSVSVSCQYESKYQNNLKYICSGNQPSTCLVKAIITSDNQQTGQFRLTDDKVSRTFTVTITGLTQDNSGSYLCGVHGNTGLDVFSAFELEVKEWCCIKSNKLSGIVGRTVTMQCPYPPQHRHSRKFLCKGDHRNNCTDMVTSQSRFTLQDDVSSSTFLVIITELKAGDAGTFWCGSDPQWSAENYTKIQLSAIFPQQTSTGISTITVVEPVGSQTTLIPGKPIITTAHAVGLTVLGGLLTLTFGLVIVYKYKCNKVQGTGANMNRNKTKAAETEEVIDVADIYENHDVACSKQGSSKPQSSCQHYDDAGETEQETVYQNFTTADDIYCNQMYIKGKR; from the exons ATGAAGATGTGGAGCCTTCAAAGCCTGCTGTTCACCCTGTGCA TTGCTCTGAGCCTTGTGAGGAGTGCAGCAGGGTTGATCCGTGTTTCTGGATATAAAGGGGGAGAAGTTAAAGTTTCTTGTCCCTATGGCCAGGGTTATGAGTCTTATGAGAAATACCTGTGCAAGAATGCCTGCAGCGATGAGGATGTTCTTATTAAGACGACACAATCAAATAAGAACAAATACTCCATCCATGATGACAATCAGAAAAAAGTCTTCACAACGACTATCTCTGAACTGAGTCTTACAGATGCTGGGCAATACTGGTGCGGGGTGACCAGGAACGGAAAGGACATCTACACTGAAGTAAATCTGGAAGTAGGACAAG ACAGCTGTTGTGACCAGTCCACCAAAGTCCAAAGTTATGAGGAGAGTTCAGTGTCCGTCAGTTGTCAGTATGAGTCTAAGTACCAGAACAATCTGAAGTACATCTGCAGTGGAAACCAGCCCTCTACATGTCTGGTGAAGGCAATTATCACCTCTGACAACCAACAAACTGGACAGTTCAGACTTACTGATGACAAGGTGTCGAGGACATTCACAGTTACCATTACCGGTCTGACCCAAGACAATTCTGGGTCGTACCTTTGTGGTGTCCATGGAAACACTGGCCTGGatgttttctctgcttttgAGCTAGAAGTCAAAG AGTGGTGCTGTataaagtcaaacaaactgAGTGGCATTGTGGGACGCACAGTAACTATGCAGTGTCCCTACCCACCACAACACAGACATAGCAGGAAGTTCCTCTGTAAGGGAGACCATCGCAACAACTGTACAGACATGGTGACAAGCCAAAGCAGGTTCACACTGCAAGATGATGTTTCTTCCAGCACTTTCTTGGTGATAATCACAGAGTTGAAAGCAGGGGATGCTGGGACATTCTGGTGTGGTTCGGACCCACAGTGGAGTGCTGAAAACTACACCAAGATTCAACTGTCAGCAA TCTTTCCACAGCAAACCAGCACTGGGATCTCTACCATCACTGTGGTGGAACCTGTCGGATCACAAACAACACTTATCCCTGGAAAACCGATCATaa CAACTGCTCACGCTGTGGGTTTGACTGTGCTGGGTGGGCTGCTCACTTTGACATTTGGCCTGGTCATagtttataaatacaaatgtaacaaaGTGCAAG gaACTGGAGCCaacatgaacagaaacaaaaccaaGGCAGCCGAAACAGAGGAAGTGATTGATGTAGCCGAT ATTTATGAAAACCATGACGTAGCTTGCTCAAAGCAGGGGTCTTCCAAACCACAGAGCTCCTGTCAACACTATGATGATGCAGGTGAAACCGAACAAGAGACTGTGTACCAAAACTTCACAACAGCAGATGATATCTACTGCAATCAAATGTACATTAAAGGCAAACGGTGA